The following coding sequences lie in one Lolium perenne isolate Kyuss_39 chromosome 2, Kyuss_2.0, whole genome shotgun sequence genomic window:
- the LOC139835426 gene encoding uncharacterized protein, with product MFTAAQAAWRKDVECAFGVLKARFNILAVPGRSYSRRTLGLIMRACVILHNMIIDDERGTNLEHTYETVESNVGPAVHQHAPPSLAARIQMDNEMRDSPVYTQLQQDLIEHVWAHNA from the coding sequence ATGTTCACTGCTGCTCAAGCAGCTTGGCGCAAAGATGTCGAGTGTGCCTTTGGAGTGCTGAAGGCTAGGTTCAACATTCTAGCAGTTCCGGGACGCTCCTACTCGAGGCGTACTCTTGGGTtgatcatgcgtgcatgtgtcattctgcacaacatgatcatcgacgatGAGCGTGGTACAAATTTGGAGCACACCTATGAGACCGTTGAGTCCAATGTCGGCCCTGCAGTACACCAGCATGCACCACCAAGCCTAGCAGCCAGGATTCAGATGGACAACGAAATGAGGGACTCACCGGTGTATACACAGCTCCAACAAGATTTGATTGAGCATGTGTGGGCTCATAATGCCTAG
- the LOC139835427 gene encoding uncharacterized protein, translating into MSSSSSSSDGIEGDLIDAFQAEYEEEMLNEEEEPRRPRRRREFIRRDRLGASDRLFEDYFADDCNYPPSFFWRRYRMRRSLFLRIVDRLGEYSPYFTQRVDALNRPGHSPLQKFTAALRLLAYGASADTIDEWLKLARQTTSDCLDRFCEGIIACYGETFCRRPTVEDTQRLLAKAEERGFPGMLGSIDCMHWQWRNCPVAFAGQFTRGDIKHPTIILEAIASYDRWIWHAFFGVAGSNNDLNVLNQSPLFTDVLRGEAPVVNFTVNGYEYNYGYYLADGIYPSWPVFM; encoded by the coding sequence ATGTCTTCGTCCAGCAGTTCGAGCGACGGAATAGAGGGTGATCTGATCGATGCATTCCAGGCGGAGTACGAGGAGGAGATGctgaacgaggaggaggagccAAGACGGCCGCGACGCCGCCGAGAGTTCATCAGACGTGATCGTCTGGGTGCAAGCGATCGGCTCTTcgaggactacttcgccgacgactgCAACTATCCTCCGAGCTTCTTTTGGCGAAGGTATCGGATGAGGCGATCCCtttttctgcgcattgtggatagaTTGGGTGAATACTCTCCGTATTTCACCCAAAGAGTTGATGCTCTCAACCGTCCTGGTCATTCTCCCCTACAAAAGTTTACCGCGGCTTTGCGTCTGTTAGCTTATGGAGCCTCTGCAGATACAATAGATGAGTGGCTTAAGTTAGCTAGACAAACTACATCAGATTGTCTAGATAGATTCTGTGAAGGCATCATTGCCTGTTACGGGGAGACGTTTTGCCGTCGACCAACTGTCGAGGATACTCAGCGTCTGTTAGCGAAAGCCGAGGAGCGTGGCTTTCCGGGGATGTTagggagcatcgattgcatgcattggcagtGGAGGAACTGCCCAGTGGCTTTTGCTGGTCAATTCACAAGGGGAGACATCAAACACCCTACCATAATCTTAGAAGCCATTGCGTCGTATGATCGCTGGATCTGGCATGCCTTTTTTGGAGTGGCCGGGTCCAACAACGACCTCAATGTACTCAACCAGTCGCCGTTGTTCACGGATGTGCTTAGGGGAGAAGCACCCGTAGTGAACTTCACGGTGAATGGATACGAGTACAACTATGGTTACTACCTTGCCGACGGCATCTACCCCTCCTGGCCGGTGTTCATGTAG